In one Streptomyces sp. T12 genomic region, the following are encoded:
- the scpB gene encoding SMC-Scp complex subunit ScpB, whose amino-acid sequence MSEETTELPVGLRTVADLDLKPALEAMLMVVDEPATEERLAKLLERPRRQIADALRELADEYAMQGRGFELRFVAGGWRFYTRSEYAAAVERLVLDGQTARLTQAALETLAVVAYRQPVSRSRVSAVRGVNCDGVMRTLLQRGLVEEAGTEPETGAILYRTTNYFLERMGLRGLDELPELAPFLPEAEAIEAETLEGVPSFDPDAPDSEDADDKTEL is encoded by the coding sequence GTGAGTGAGGAGACCACCGAGCTTCCGGTCGGGCTGCGTACCGTCGCGGACCTCGATCTCAAGCCCGCCCTGGAGGCGATGCTCATGGTCGTGGACGAACCCGCGACCGAGGAGCGGCTCGCGAAGCTCCTGGAGCGGCCGCGGCGCCAGATCGCCGACGCCCTGCGGGAGCTCGCCGACGAGTACGCGATGCAGGGACGCGGCTTCGAGCTGCGGTTCGTCGCGGGCGGCTGGCGTTTCTACACCCGGTCCGAGTACGCGGCGGCCGTGGAACGACTCGTTCTGGACGGCCAGACGGCGCGCCTCACGCAGGCCGCCCTGGAGACGCTCGCGGTCGTCGCGTACCGCCAGCCGGTGAGCCGCAGCCGGGTCTCGGCGGTGCGCGGAGTGAACTGCGACGGTGTCATGCGCACCCTCCTTCAGCGCGGTCTGGTCGAGGAGGCGGGCACGGAACCCGAAACAGGTGCGATCCTGTACAGGACGACGAACTACTTCCTGGAGCGGATGGGCCTGCGCGGCCTGGACGAGCTCCCGGAGCTCGCGCCCTTCCTCCCGGAGGCGGAGGCGATCGAGGCCGAGACACTGGAAGGAGTCCCGTCGTTCGATCCGGATGCTCCGGATTCCGAGGACGCAGACGACAAGACGGAACTTTGA
- a CDS encoding pseudouridine synthase, whose translation MRSSSGRNSSGNNGGSRGGNSGGRGGSSGGRGNFRGAGNNRDDKQGGRPKKPRPEERRYDVGPAATQDGPKSGRGASARGGAKGGPKQGQQRGTGRGRSVPASSREYDARAEERNRERYAGKKDVKLPKTFPGAEQEGERLQKVLARAGYGSRRACEELVEQARVEVNGEIVLEQGKRVDPEKDEIKVDGLTVATQSYQFFSLNKPAGVVSTMEDPEGRQCLGDYVTNRETRLFHVGRLDTETEGVILLTNHGELAHRLTHPKYGVKKTYLAAIVGPIPRDLGKKLKDGIQLEDGYARADHFRVVEQTGKNYLVEVTLHEGRKHIVRRMLAEAGFPVEKLVRTSFGPITLGDQKSGWLRRLSNTEVGMLMQEVDL comes from the coding sequence ATGCGAAGCAGCAGCGGCAGGAACAGCAGCGGAAACAACGGCGGGAGCCGTGGTGGCAACAGCGGCGGCCGCGGCGGGAGCAGCGGGGGCCGCGGTAATTTCCGTGGCGCCGGTAACAACCGCGACGACAAGCAGGGCGGCCGGCCGAAGAAGCCGCGCCCGGAGGAGCGGCGCTACGACGTGGGCCCCGCCGCCACCCAGGACGGCCCGAAGTCGGGGCGTGGCGCTTCGGCGCGCGGCGGCGCCAAGGGCGGGCCCAAGCAGGGCCAGCAGCGCGGCACCGGCCGGGGCCGTTCGGTCCCGGCGAGTTCCCGCGAGTACGACGCGCGCGCCGAGGAGCGCAACCGCGAGCGGTACGCGGGCAAGAAGGACGTCAAGCTGCCCAAGACCTTCCCGGGCGCCGAGCAGGAGGGCGAGCGGCTGCAGAAGGTGCTCGCGCGCGCGGGCTACGGCTCCCGGCGTGCCTGCGAGGAGCTCGTAGAGCAGGCGCGGGTCGAGGTCAACGGCGAGATCGTCCTGGAGCAGGGCAAGCGCGTCGACCCGGAGAAGGACGAGATCAAGGTGGACGGCCTGACGGTCGCCACGCAGTCGTACCAGTTCTTCTCGCTCAACAAGCCCGCCGGTGTCGTCTCGACGATGGAGGACCCCGAGGGCCGTCAGTGCCTCGGCGACTACGTCACCAACCGCGAGACCCGGCTCTTCCACGTCGGCCGGCTCGACACCGAGACCGAGGGCGTCATCCTGCTCACCAACCACGGTGAGCTGGCCCACCGGCTGACCCACCCCAAGTACGGCGTGAAGAAGACCTACCTCGCCGCGATCGTGGGCCCGATCCCGCGCGACCTGGGCAAGAAGCTCAAGGACGGCATCCAGCTGGAGGACGGCTACGCGCGCGCGGACCACTTCCGGGTCGTCGAGCAGACCGGCAAGAACTACCTGGTCGAGGTCACCCTGCACGAGGGCCGCAAGCACATCGTCCGCCGCATGCTGGCGGAGGCGGGCTTCCCCGTCGAGAAGCTGGTGCGCACCTCCTTCGGGCCGATCACCCTCGGCGACCAAAAGTCGGGCTGGCTGCGACGGCTGTCGAACACCGAGGTCGGGATGCTGATGCAGGAAGTCGATCTGTAG